One Fusarium musae strain F31 chromosome 6, whole genome shotgun sequence DNA segment encodes these proteins:
- a CDS encoding hypothetical protein (EggNog:ENOG41), which translates to MITAALRQSPIIAVDMASSTTTTPLTTTSVTTGVNNSADTDTGATAPELSDLDYFITVLQLPHGRTENQIEDDLVSKANALGISSAPVTDKRITSSVESASTVYNARTFSMLSGGSTSTALTTHSSIFGPSTPDLALSSARQSKDLNFSQYDRYLSVIDPHHNHSKTTRDSQTPDATAQSIFSGKTKRSLFSVRSGFRLRWKKKASPQPLQVMLVC; encoded by the exons ATGATCACCGCGGCCCTCCGTCAGAGCCCGATCATCGCTGTCGATATGGCCAGCTCCACCACGACGACGCCTTTGACCACCACAAGCGTTACCACTGGCGTCAATAACAGCGCAGACACTGACACGGGTGCCACAGCTCCCGAGCTAAGCGACCTCGACTACTTCATCACCGTACTCCAATTGCCGCATGGTCGAACGGAGAACCAGATCGAGGATGACCTCGTTTCCAAGGCGAATGCACTCGGTATCTCGAGTGCGCCCGTTACTGATAAGCGTATCACCTCAAGCGTCGAGTCAGCCTCGACAGTCTACAATGCTCGAACATTTTCCATGCTCTCTGGCGGATCCACAAGCACCGCCCTGACCACGCATTCATCTATCTTTGGTCCATCTACGCCTGATCTGGCGCTTTCCAGTGCCCGGCAATCCAAGGACCTAAACTTTTCTCAGTATGATCGCTATCTATCAGTGATCGATCCTCACCACAACCATTCAAAAACCACAAGGGACTCACAAACGCCCGATGCCACTGCACAGAGTATATTCAGCGGCAAGACGAAACGCAGCCTTTTCAGTGTTAGGTCGGGCTTCAGATTacgatggaagaagaaggcatcCCCGCAGCCGCTCCAAGTCATGTT AGTGTGCTGA
- a CDS encoding hypothetical protein (EggNog:ENOG41), which yields MSDESSMPPRCCAQPLPGSLMKDLLSRDAQQEFLKAIIQYSTPWQARIFCSNPSCGGFIPPHQKVDSKYPSTVTCRKCNTRVCLMCKHNAHPTGKDCPEDWELDQVIKEGGKAGWKRCYKCQNLVPLDEASTHMTCRCKAQFCYTCGGVWDANAGCPNDCDGEEEMDRRRTEEQAQLAEYEDEKAAQEAAAAAASAERLEAEERTRNNADFSHLAEMHRQELERFLEFAEQGREQMRARFSEQKSSMMKRHAELKESMKEKHAKAVSQLEDRQVAAEMDLRNTLEASERSVRIRLKHMEAYCDGLGRNGANSSPGSDSQPHRVVTERDLRELGQQYNIRDGMERSHQAKINVMRDRQAKRMEELIDRQEAEYETLLERNRLELVELHAQSVLEQETLAHTFTARKSKLVRRWELAIEILRKELEDQDGVKYAPIPTPTWPE from the coding sequence ATGTCCGACGAATCGAGCATGCCACCGAGATGCTGTGCTCAGCCATTGCCAGGATCCTTGATGAAGGATCTTCTCAGTCGCGACGCCCAACAGGAGTTCTTGAAGGCCATTATACAATACAGCACACCCTGGCAGGCAAGGATATTCTGTTCCAACCCTTCATGCGGAGGCTTCATTCCACCACATCAAAAAGTGGACTCCAAGTATCCTTCCACTGTCACTTGCCGTAAATGCAACACGAGAGTTTGCCTTATGTGCAAACATAATGCACATCCGACAGGTAAGGACTGCCCGGAAGATTGGGAACTAGATCAGGTTATCAAGGAAGGAGGCAAAGCTGGCTGGAAACGGTGTTACAAGTGCCAGAACCTGGTGCCACTTGATGAAGCCAGTACACACATGACTTGTCGGTGCAAAGCCCAGTTCTGCTACACATGTGGAGGTGTATGGGACGCCAATGCTGGGTGCCCGAACGATTGTGATggggaggaagagatggaCCGGAGGAGAACGGAGGAACAGGCTCAACTAGCCGAATATGAAGACGAGAAGGCCGCACAGGAAGCAGCCGCTGCAGCGGCGTCTGCCGAGCGCCTCGAAGCCGAAGAACGAACGAGAAACAATGCTGATTTCTCCCATCTCGCCGAGATGCATCGGCAAGAACTTGAACGGTTCCTCGAATTCGCTGAACAGGGGAGGGAGCAAATGAGGGCACGGTTTTCCGAGCAGAAAAGTTCGATGATGAAGCGTCATgccgagctcaaggagagCATGAAAGAAAAACATGCGAAAGCTGTGAGTCAATTGGAGGATCGGCAGGTAGCTGCCGAGATGGACCTGAGAAACACTCTGGAAGCGAGTGAACGAAGTGTCAGGATTCGACTGAAGCATATGGAAGCTTACTGTGATGGGTTGGGACGCAATGGTGCGAACTCAAGCCCCGGCTCGGACTCTCAACCACATAGAGTGGTTACGGAACGCGATCTTCGAGAGCTTGGGCAACAGTACAATATTCGCGATGGCATGGAAAGATCACATCAGGCCAAGATTAATGTGATGAGGGACCGCCAGGCTAAACGCATGGAAGAACTCATCGACCGACAAGAGGCTGAGTACGAAACCTTACTCGAGCGGAATCGACTGGAGCTCGTAGAGTTGCATGCTCAGTCGGTCCTGGAGCAAGAAACACTGGCGCACACATTCACTGCACGAAAATCCAAGCTTGTGCGTCGATGGGAACTTGCCATCGAGATCCTGCGCAAGGAGCTCGAAGACCAAGACGGTGTCAAGTACGCACCAATTCCCACCCCGACATGGCCTGAATAG
- a CDS encoding hypothetical protein (BUSCO:EOG092620CR~EggNog:ENOG41): protein MNEYHPPSANEAFSPSQERDRSASMSLGNIPLSPQGPPSDHGGAAVDDAMNKDQKSDADTTSPTQTSGPSGVNSEQIKQVSDVLSSEEFALFLKKRSSLEEDHANGIRKLTRTTQEVMRRPDHRQGTFGNAYEAMASTHERMAENGIEFAKELHQMHDELMELAGVAERSRKSWKQNGLSAENKVAEMEQTMRKSKAKYDSLAEDYERVKTGESRQSGKMFGLKGHKSAQQHEGELLKKVQAADSTYHGHVQALQAEKAQLVSTTRPEAIRALQDSIKEIDAGISLQMQKFASFNERLLLSNGLSVSPIQGPGAQGSSAQRSLRQAASSIDNDKDLNDYVTAQHRSVPPNTGEIKYERNPALNPPGSSSQHNPGGPVQQPAAVVQSPVSQTQPQGGFSGPQPLGPGSRTSTLGLGPITGVTGGDPSFPPTDDPRPFSQPHNRSFSQGNMPVQQGTPNQQFPGRGPNQQQAPGQRYNNGGSISSSGPPQLGALPFQPGGSPPQQPSPGQAPHERSGSGVNSGQGPPGATRSPPPYGASSHPPPGPGHSGPARPMFGLPLSRLYERDGLAVPMVVYQCIQAVDMYGLNVEGIYRQSGSMAHIQRLKNMFDTESSNPALDFRNPENFYHDVNSVTGLLKQFFRDLPDPLLTLEYHDSFITAAKQEDDTVRRDSIHAIINSLPDPNYATLRALTLHLWRVMDNSHNNRMNCHNLAVIFGPTLMGTDPSTAIADAGWQIKAIDTILQNTLQIFDED from the exons ATGAACGAATACCACCCGCCGTCGGCGAACGAAGCCTTCTCTCCTTCACAGGAGCGCGACCGATCCGCCAGCATGTCCTTGGGCAATATCCCCTTGAGTCCCCAGGGGCCCCCATCAGACCACGGCGGTGCTGCAGTCGACGACGCCATGAACAAAGACCAGAAATCCGACGCCGATACCACATCGCCTACGCAAACATCAGGTCCATCCGGTGTGAATTCCGAACAGATTAAGCAAGTTTCGGACGTTTTATCTTCCGAG GAATTTGCATTGTTCCTCAAGAAACGATCGAGTCTAGAAGAAGACCATGCCAATGGCATCAGAAAACTCACCCGTACCACCCAGGAGGTCATGCGCCGACCTGACCATCGGCAAGGCACATTCGGTAACGCATACGAGGCTATGGCAAGCACCCACGAACGTATGGCTGAGAATGGCATCGAGTTTGCCAAAGAGCTACACCAGATGCATGATGAGCTTATGGAGCTCGCTGGTGTTGCCGAGCGCAGCCGGAAGTCATGGAAGCAAAACGGCTTGTCCGCTGAGAACAAAGTGGCAGAGATGGAGCAGACTATGCGTAAGAGCAAGGCCAAGTACGACTCTCTTGCTGAGGATTATGAGCGGGTTAAGACCGGCGAGTCGCGCCAGAGCGGCAAAATGTTCGGCCTCAAGGGGCACAAGTCAGCGCAGCAGCATGAGGGTGagctgctgaagaaggttCAAGCAGCCGATTCTACCTACCACGGGCATGTCCAGGCGTTGCAGGCTGAGAAGGCCCAGCTTGTGTCAACGACACGCCCAGAAGCCATTCGAGCGCTTCAAGACTCGATTAAGGAGATTGATGCAGGAATCTCATTGCAGATGCAGAAGTTTG CCTCCTTCAATGAGCGCCTACTATTAAGCAATGGTCTGAGTGTCAGTCCCATTCAGGGTCCTGGGGCCCAAGGCAGCTCTGCTCAACGCAGTCTACGACAGGCTGCTTCTTCGATTGACAACGACAAAGACTTAAATGACTATGTCACGGCACAGCACAGAAGTGTGCCTCCCAACACTGGTGAAATCAAATATGAGCGCAATCCA GCACTGAACCCTCCGGGCTCCAGCAGCCAGCATAATCCAGGAGGCCCTGTCCAACAACCCGCAGCTGTTGTGCAGTCACCGGTATCACAGACGCAGCCCCAAGGTGGTTTCTCCGGGCCACAGCCTTTAGGTCCAGGATCAAGGACTAGTacccttggtcttggccCTATCACTGGCGTTACTGGTGGTGACCCTTCATTTCCCCCGACTGATGACCCTCGACCTTTTTCGCAGCCTCATAATAGGAGCTTTAGTCAAGGTAACATGCCAGTGCAACAGGGCACTCCTAACCAGCAATTTCCAGGTCGGGGCCCCAATCAACAACAGGCACCTGGTCAAAGATATAACAATGGGGGCTCTATCAGTTCGTCCGGGCCACCGCAACTTGGTGCTCTGCCCTTCCAGCCTGGCGGTTCccctcctcaacagccgTCTCCTGGCCAAGCTCCTCATGAACGTTCAGGAAGCGGGGTAAACTCGGGACAAGGACCTCCAGGTGCTACACGGTCACCACCTCCCTACGGAGCTTCTAGCCACCCTCCTCCTGGGCCTGGGCATTCCGGCCCTGCCAGGCCAATGTTCGGCTTGCCACTGAGTCGTCTCTATGAACGTGACGGCTTGGCAGTACCAATGGTTGTTTACCAATGCATCCAGGCGGTGGATATGTACGGCCTTAATGTGGAAGGCATATACCGCCAGTCTGGGTCCATGGCTCATATCCAAAGACTAAAGAATATGTTCGACACAG AGTCATCCAACCCTGCGCTCGATTTTAGGAATCCCGAGAACTTTTACCATGACGTCAATAGTGTTACTGGCCTGTTGAAGCAGTTTTTCCGCGATCTCCCTGACCCGCTGCTCACCCTCGAGTATCATGATAGCTTCATCACAGCTGCCA aacaagaagatgataCGGTGCGTCGCGATTCGATTCACGCGATCATCAACAGTCTTCCTGATCCCAACTACGCTACACTGCGTGCTCTCACTCTTCACCTCTGGAGAGTCATGGATAACAGCCACAACAACCGCATGAACTGCCACAACCTAGCCGTCATTTTTGGCCCGACACTCATGGGCACTGATCCCAGCACCGCCATTGCCGATGCGGGCTGGCAGATTAAGGCCATCGACACTATCCTGCAAAACACGCTCCAAATTTTTGACGAGGATTAA